A window from Halomicrobium urmianum encodes these proteins:
- a CDS encoding HalOD1 output domain-containing protein — protein MKSTTVDTTDLCSEIVTRIAERTGADPLEMDPLYDAVDVDAIEAIVGSGEEVSVSFDYHGHTVVVEGDGSVTVTGESEAEMAEAE, from the coding sequence ATGAAATCCACCACGGTCGACACCACCGACCTCTGCTCGGAAATCGTCACCCGCATCGCCGAACGAACGGGCGCGGACCCGCTCGAGATGGACCCCCTCTACGACGCCGTCGACGTCGACGCCATCGAGGCGATCGTCGGCAGCGGCGAGGAGGTCAGCGTGTCGTTCGACTATCACGGGCACACGGTCGTCGTCGAGGGCGACGGCTCCGTTACGGTGACGGGCGAGAGCGAAGCCGAGATGGCGGAGGCGGAGTGA